In Vibrio japonicus, the following are encoded in one genomic region:
- a CDS encoding ABC transporter ATP-binding protein, translating to MQTSVIKANSVSKVVSTKQEQLTILEEINLDIKSGESVAIVGSSGAGKSTLMTLLAGLDTPSGGQIELLGKELTALGDEERAAIRSEFVGFVFQSFLLIPSLSALDNVTLPCLLKGDDEDIERAKSLLKAVGLEHRMEHSPAQLSGGEQQRVALARAFMIQPKILFADEPTGNLDQHTAEKVVELLFDLNKQHGTTLILVTHDMQLAELCDRRISMHAGRLEEQ from the coding sequence ATGCAAACATCCGTGATTAAAGCAAACTCTGTGTCCAAAGTAGTCTCTACTAAACAAGAGCAATTAACAATCCTTGAAGAGATAAACCTTGATATCAAAAGCGGAGAGAGTGTCGCTATTGTCGGCAGCTCTGGGGCAGGGAAGTCGACCTTGATGACTTTGTTAGCTGGCTTGGATACGCCAAGCGGCGGACAAATTGAGCTTTTAGGAAAGGAGTTAACCGCGCTGGGTGATGAAGAGCGCGCGGCTATCCGTAGTGAGTTTGTCGGATTTGTCTTTCAAAGCTTTTTGCTGATTCCAAGTTTAAGTGCATTGGATAATGTGACGCTGCCTTGTTTACTCAAAGGCGATGACGAAGATATCGAACGTGCAAAATCATTGCTGAAAGCCGTTGGTCTGGAGCATCGTATGGAGCACTCACCAGCGCAGTTATCCGGTGGTGAGCAACAACGCGTCGCTTTGGCCCGAGCCTTTATGATCCAACCCAAAATATTGTTTGCTGACGAGCCAACGGGAAACTTAGATCAGCACACGGCAGAAAAAGTCGTTGAATTGCTGTTTGATTTAAATAAGCAGCATGGCACGACATTGATTCTGGTTACCCACGATATGCAGCTTGCAGAGCTTTGTGACCGCCGAATCAGTATGCATGCAGGAAGATTAGAGGAGCAGTGA